The region attcaatttattttcatatttaacaaaaGTCTGAAGTATGCAATAGATAGACACTTAGAAATTAAGGAAAAATCTACATACAAATGTTCTAGTAGATTAAGAAGGGAAACAAAAAAGCAAAGTAGAACTAATTGTCCAACATAATAATGTCTGTTGGTCTAGTTTGAAGTAGAGATGAGTTCCACAGCCATGGGAGCGGTTGGGAGTGCAGGGATAGCTCCTTTCTTTGTTGTAGCAATGGCTCCGCATGCATTTGCAAACTTAAGTACCTTTCTCAACTGCTCCTCATTCTGCATCAATTAATtgcattattatttatgttttgttttgtttcttttttaaaataaaaaataaaaaattatgatatgaAAATTGTACTAAAAATTAATACCTCGAAGAGAGATCCCTCGACACATGTAAAACAGCAATGAACAAGAAAAGCTCCAACAAATGCATCACCAGCTCCAGTTGTATCCACTGTCTTCACTGAATACCCTCCAACCTTGCCTTTGAAATCCtgaaataatccaaaacaaatcaatttatttgaataattaccttctatattatgtatatattaatatatatgagatatccaaatgataattaattaagttgattattAATTCATGAACCTTAGTGTAGTATCTGCAACCCTTCTCTCCATCAGTAACAAGAAGCAGCTTAAGACCTTCATACCAGAGTGAAAGAACCACATCTTCATTGTAAGGATCTCCTTGTGTTAAGAAAGCAACCTCATCATCACTCACCTGATCAATTTTAAAACGACAGTAccgttaatataaatatatcaaacaaaagtgatgtctatctatctatatattgatcatgatacaaaatatatatatatatatatatatatatacttactttAATGAAATCAGCATGTTTCCAAATACTCATGATGCCTTTACGGGCAGCCTGTTCAGAAGGCCACAAAGGAAGCCTGACATTTGGATCATAAGAGAGAAGAGCTCCGGCATCCCTGGCGGCTTTCATCGCCGCTATGTGAGCTGATCGGCACGGCTCTGTGATCAAACTGATAGAACCATAATGGAAGATCTTGGCATTCTTGATCAGGCTCATGTTAAGCTCAGCCTCAGTCAACAGCATATCAGCACTTGGGTTTCTGTAAAACATGAACTCACGTTCACCATCACTGCGCAGCGTCACAAACGCAAGCGCTGTTCTTGCATGCTCATCAAACAATACTCCCTCCACGTTCACTGAGTTTTTCTTCAGTATGTCAACGAGCATGTGTCCAAACTCATCATCACCAAACTGAAATcaagattcatatatatatatgattaaaaaattaaaataagatatcataaaatttaattaattaatgtgcttaaaaaagtagaagatatttaaaagattaaaaaataaataaatagttaatgttatatatttattacctTGCCAATGAAAGCAGAGTTTCCTCCATGCTTAGTGATGGCAACAGCCACATTGGCCGGAGCTCCTCCGGGGGCTTTGATGAACCCCTGTGACTCTGCCAATGAAACTCCGGCGACGTCCGGCACGAAGTCAATGAGCATCTCACCGAAAGACACAACCAAGTCTGATGCCATTGCAAACCAAGAGTAAATTAACTACCAATGGGaggaaagaagataaaaattaaGTGTTTGAGTGAAGAGCAGTGAAGGGGAGGGGGTGTGTATTTATGAGTTAGTTTAGTTGGACTTTGATGTTGATTAGGATTGAGATAATTAGTGGATTTGATTTTATCTAATGGTaagttaaagaaaaatattagcgTTATCTTTGAATTGTTAGTATTAGGATCATAAActtatattttgtattaaaagtaTGTCTTTTGTATTAAATGCATATATCTGACTGGGTATTAGCGAATATtagttatattaataaattttgatattaaacATGAGGGCTGAACTACAAAAAGTGGATTGTTaatatgggaaaaaaatggTTAATTTTGTTAGTGCATTgaagcaaatagaaataaatcccACTCAGaactttaaaattataatttaagaattttgttattttaaagtcGGAAAGCTAATATCAGCGAATTTACTATTGTTATAACCAGCTTATAATGTAGCTTTTTTAGCCCAGCACTATAGTAGCCTGATACTATAGCAGCCCGagttttacattatttatttcttctttccttcttcttcttgctttaGCTCATTCAACCGAACCTTACCTTTTCTTAGAAATTTTTATCCTACGATTTTTTCGGGCTAACCAAACTAGAAACTTCTTTCTCCCATGCTAGTAAGTACCCTAAGAGTTTTAAtccaagtttttattttgtattttactc is a window of Dioscorea cayenensis subsp. rotundata cultivar TDr96_F1 chromosome 5, TDr96_F1_v2_PseudoChromosome.rev07_lg8_w22 25.fasta, whole genome shotgun sequence DNA encoding:
- the LOC120262125 gene encoding fructokinase-2-like translates to MASDLVVSFGEMLIDFVPDVAGVSLAESQGFIKAPGGAPANVAVAITKHGGNSAFIGKFGDDEFGHMLVDILKKNSVNVEGVLFDEHARTALAFVTLRSDGEREFMFYRNPSADMLLTEAELNMSLIKNAKIFHYGSISLITEPCRSAHIAAMKAARDAGALLSYDPNVRLPLWPSEQAARKGIMSIWKHADFIKVSDDEVAFLTQGDPYNEDVVLSLWYEGLKLLLVTDGEKGCRYYTKDFKGKVGGYSVKTVDTTGAGDAFVGAFLVHCCFTCVEGSLFENEEQLRKVLKFANACGAIATTKKGAIPALPTAPMAVELISTSN